The Sebastes umbrosus isolate fSebUmb1 chromosome 10, fSebUmb1.pri, whole genome shotgun sequence nucleotide sequence tatgtatgtatgtatatatatatatatatatatataagaatgtTTTTGTAATATATTCATGTTCAATTTGGGACAACCAACCATTACTTTCTGTAGGGCTTTGATTTTATAAACACTGCATTTGGCATTACGGACAcccaaggcttttattttgtattacatGCAGGTGCACTCTGGGTAATCTACAGCAGAAAGAAACTTTCATGCAGTGTTTGGAGCGGGCTTTGCCGATCTTAACAGTATTCCTGACCTGTCTGGTTGTGTGTGTCCCATACAGAAACAAAGCAGTCACACCCACATATAGAAAGAAAGCCATGTGACTTATCTGGAATATATATAAACGACAAAATCATCTTCATGTAACTTTCTCTTTTAACAGAATATACAAATACAATGAGAgtgaaaactaaataaattaatacattttgctgtgggtaaccattattttattttcaaccGTAACATATTCAGTACAGAGCAAAGTCTGTATTGTGACACCCcttaaaacagaacatttgaCCATTTCCAGCAAAGAATAAAATGTCGACTGTGGACATAGAAATTACAGGCACATGATTATTTGGAATAAAAACTAGACAGATGTGAACTGATATAATAGCGCCCTTTTCATGATTATTATGATATAAGAAAAATACCCATAATATTAGGTTCACTTTTTAGGTTGTTCATTAATTGCATCGTTAATGATTTGACCTCATGTCTGCATATtgaagtgtctttgagcaaAACACagaacatactgtaggtgtgtaaGTGAATGTGAAGCGCTGTGTACTGATCTCAGCTTAAAGCGCTATATACGTAAGTGCAACATGTTAACCATTTTCCTAAAACCACCATATTAATAACAGTATATCATATAATTTCATTAAATTACAGACACCAGAAGAGACAGATACTCCCATGACTTGATCACAATTGATGATCACAATTCATTGTGACAATCAGATAGTTGCATTTCTGTGATGCTCATTTTGTGCGTTGAATGTCTGAGCCCACTTCTCCAGCTCTACCTTCAGTTTACTTGCTTCAGGTCGCTCCTCTGACTTCTCACGCAGCATTAACTTAATGATTTGGttctgcaaaaacaacaaaaacaactgagATCTTTGTACCAACAATAATAAATGCCATATTACAATATTGCACACATGCAAAGGGGAATCTGAGACTGATATCTTCTCAAAAAACTGTCATCTGTTCTGCTTTATATTTGACATTATTCATGACAGCAGCAGTCCTGTTTTGACTCCTCAACGTTTGAGGCTTTAGAGGTGGACAACTGTTGTAACAAACCCCTGTATGTCAGCCTCCCTGCTACTCTGCTGGTGACCTTCATGACTAACTGGCATCCTGTTGGAAATACTGCTTCATGTTGCATGTAAATCAGTTAGGATAATAAGCATATTGTAATCACCTCTTGGGGAAAAGTCTGTAAAAAGTCTTTGGGGAGCATCTGACGTCTGGCATTCTTCAAAATCTGGTATTCATGAAGtgataaaaggatgaaaaaaCATGTTAGTTAGCCTGAAATATACTAATATTTCAAATTATGCTCTGTTGAGtgttacaaataaatacaagaaaaacTAAACAAGACAGATTAAAAGATGAACAATAGAGcccttttctgttagtaaacatGTTGACGTATATTGTGGACGGagcgttaaagggactgtttgtaagaatcacaaatgcttgttaacagcgacacctgtggccgttaagtcaacgaaagtcagcattgggctcgcgcttgtactcgctctaaatagacatgaaacggttgctaatagtttagccttctgctaactacagccgacggctcactgttaaactattagcaacattttctttccatctctgaaatgcttCGCCGATATtatagctcgctagagcctcgaatcacagtttgtcatctcaaatgtatgtgatatcGATTTTGGCACCCAATAACACaccaagatgacattttagatgtgtgaCTTTAGCCCACTACTCTGAGGCTTCgtgtttgcctccagtctttcctttgttttgcctccaacTAACACCATGACGTGATCATTACGTCggctgtaaaagggtctataaAGTTCCATCTTTTctgctatatacagtacattacttttgCTACATACCATACTGACAAGAAATCAACTACTGGTGTATAATTAGCTGgtttgtatataataataattgtatataATAAGACATAGGCCTACATAATATGGTAACTATGGCAACTTTAATAGTAACACACAATGTTATGTTCTGTTTATGAATGACTCACCTCTGCTCTCTCGTGGCCACTAGAGACTTTCCAAAGGAGTTCCAAGTATATCAACCCCAGAGCAAATATGTCCACTTTCCGGTCATAGGTCTTCTCCCTCTTTTGTGGtagaataaaaacacagtaTTGACAAAAGGCACGTCAGCAGCCTAATGTTATCATTTCATTAATTATCAAGAAAGATGAACTAGTTCTGCTCAGGTAGTAAATGAACCTTCAGCTTCTCGCTCAGTTTTTACTGCTTAAATTTGCTATTGGATTTTAAAACAATGTTCTATTTGGTATACAAGTTGTAACACGTTTGATGAACAGGAAAGACAGGTGAGGCTGAGCTTCAGGAAATCTGGGAGCATTGTTAAGTGTGGTAGGCATACAGGAAGCCTAATCAAGCCGATTAGAAGAACATATTTCTTCACACAAAAGTTATTGATTGCTCACTTGTTCAGGAGCCATGTAAGATCGGGTTCCTCTGTTCTCGGTTCTCTCCACCAAagcatcgtcatcatcatctctgGTGACCAGACCAAAGTCCCCAATCTTCACTTCTCCATCCAGTCCAAACAGGATGTTGTCAGGCTTACCATTGAAAAGCAAAAACAGAAATTGAAACAGATAAACATCTATCTGCTCACGCGATGGGCAGTAACTCATGAACTTAGAGCTTGAAATGGACTTTAAAAAAGCAGCATTAAATCTAAACAGCGTGTGGTTTTCATTGGGAAGGACTGTTTTGTTCAATTTGATGAGATAAATGATCAAATAATAGGCTTATGTTCATCCAGTTCAGGTGTGTTTTAACTCAATTTCACTAATATACGGGCCACACTGGGAAATGAAAATCACATctatttaattgaaaaaataaaaataaaatgtctgatTATATTGTTGCATGTCCCATATGGCCTTCTCACATACAATTTAGTCCACACAAAGCCccaaaaatgttaacaaaaacaGTTGCTTAGCATTTAGTCATGAAaaataatgcattattaatacatttttacatgtaAGCTACCATACAGCCAGCTCACAACAACCTGTTTCACAGGACTGAATATGACAACTCAATGGTTGTGTGGGgtatttaataaaacaaaaagatgtcctgatgtaaaagaaaaataatcaatcTTTAATTTTCATATAGCCTGTTTCACAAGCCTGAATATGACAAGTAAACTGAATATGAGTAAAAGATCTTTGATCATCTTCTGGCATGCAATTGGCTTCACATAAAACCCTAAATATTCAGCCTTCAGCAtagattttccttttttgtgcCAATCTGTGTTAGCTAGCCTGCAGACAGTGGAGGCAGgcctgtgtgtttgctgtgcaGACCACGACTAGGCGGCCCAAAATTTATGGAGAACCTAAATTGATATGGGGGCTGGATCACAATTTGCGAGGAGCCGGATTTGGCGTGCTGGTGTTGAGTTTGACTCGTGATCTAGTTGATTGTTTCTAcgtacaaaaaaaattaaaaattcatATGTGacaacacttttaaaaaaaattctagcTGCATTTTCTGCTGTTTGATAGAGATTCTTCACTGTAGACCCTCTTCCTTATTGGTGTGGCAtttgttaattttattattattcggTTAAATCTAATGTAAATGCCGTCTATTTACAGGTAATAACACAGTATGTTCTAGGGTTTCAAAACCTGATGGTCTAAATACTCTTGAAAGCTTCTTCAATCCTACCAGGAATAATATTCTGgtggagaattaataaaaaatgaccAGACTTTTAACATTATGAGTCTGAAAATAATCAGTAGACATTATACTCCATGCATTTATGGCATAAACATTTACAAGGCAGAAACATATTTGTTAAGCAAATTTGTTTGGGTTTAACTTCCACTTCCTGCCCGAGAGGAAGACCTTGTCAATGAAAGCCACTTGCCTGACCCTGTCTGCTGTCTCTACATCTGTACTGTGCTGTAATAGTGGAGGATTACATAATAGAGAAGATGTACTGAACCCTAACAGCAGCACATTTCCACAACCTCTTTGGGCTTGTTAGGGCAGGATCTAGCCGAATAAGGTCTAGTCTGTGGTGCAGCTACTCTGAACACCAGAACAATATACTGGTTCTAAGTACTCCGCTCTGTGACGGACTTCACTACTGGTCTGCACCAGGATCTGTCTCAGGGTGCTCAGGGTGTATTAAATGCTAATGGTTGTGTCTAAATCAGCTTAACATCAGCCACACAGTGCAAAGTCTCGTCTCACCTTAAGGTCCCTGTGGATGTGCTTCTTGGAGTGAATATACTCGACTCCACTAACAATTTGTTGAGCAATGCTTAgactttcttctcttctcttagAGTCTTGCAGAGTCTGAGCGTTCTTCTCATCAATCCACGCTTTCAGTGTTTTGGTGTCGCATAACTCCATCTGAATATAGAGGTACTTTGCTGATGAATTATCTTTAGATCTAGAAAGGGGAGAAGAGAAAAAGGATTTAATTACTCTCCTTTAAAGTGGTAATAGACAAATGTTTTGCTTTAAcgaagtaaatgttgattggTACCGTAGGTCTATCGTATTCACAAGAATGGTACGTATGTATGTACGgtacggacaacccaaaaacatcaTGCCTAAAACGTTAAGACTTATGGTAAGTGCATGGGACTTACTGGGAAGAGCCGTAACTGCCAGTTGAACCGTCAGTTGATTCATTACTTTTGTATGCTGAATCTTCCATCCAGAATGTGTAGTATCTGACGATGTTACAGTGGCTGAGGTCTGATAATATCTTCACCTCTCGAAGAGCTTTCCTGAGCCAAAGGAGAACGAGAGAATGAATCAGTAAACAAAGTACTTGCATAAATACTGTACAATGCACACTGGATCCTTACTACTGCATACTTACTCTTCACTGTAGACAATCTTTACAGCAAAATGCCTGTTCAGCAGTTTATCTCTTGCCTTGTAAACATAACCAAAGCCTCCACTGCCAAGACACTCCATGGAATCAAATTCTGAAGTAAACCTGTTGAGATTAACAATGTTGTTTAGGCAAAATGGTAGAAAGAAACTTAGAGATGTCTTCTTGATTGTACATCAGTTATTGGGAGAGAGATTTAAGACCACATCAGTATAAAACTCAAATGCTACAATGCaaattcatgttgttttttccaaacCTTGACCGGACGGATGTCTCATTCTGAATGTTTCCCATGTTCTGGTCTTTGGCATCATGCTTAGAGGATGAAAGAATAAAGTAGATTCAAAATTTTGAACCCTGCTCCGATTATTAAGTTGTACACTCTTGAAGAACTACAAAATACTCCCTCTAAATTCGCAGCTCTCTATTTTCCTTGACTTATAATACTACTATTAGTATGTTGCCCTCCCCACATACAGAGTAAGCAGAATATAAGAGGGTGGATTCAACATTTGTAAGATTGTGATATAAAGTGCAGACCTGATCCTTGGAAGAGTTCGATGAATCCGTGAATATTCCTGAGCCACTTGTACCCGTTGACatgctttgtgacgatgcaggAGACTCCCTAGGAGAATACAATAAGATGCATGAGTACAGCCTTTTCAGCATTAAGCTCTACAATCTGATTTAttgtttccaataataataaccTTAATAAGATAAGTGCCTTACAGTGAAGTTGACCAACTGGTTGGTGCATCCTCTTCAGCTACAGTTGACCTTAAAGGCATCTACAATTCACAAAAAAGTGGTTAATTGCTATAAagctgcaaatatttcagaataaaagcctcgtgttaacaaatgaaggaattctgtctgCAGAAAAAAcacctgagggcttttattttgaaatagaagcaggaagtgttgatttaaaaaaaatcttaacttTTTTAAGTCTGTGACATTCTGCAGAtgtagacattgaaactgtagtaatgttaaTGATATGATGTCGATATACTGTCGAAAGATCACTTTCACAGTCTATTTTTGCCGTGAACTGCGCGCGGCTTgcggtaaaaataggcgagacttcgaatctctagaagagatgcagctgagCCACGCTGCCCACGTGGttctgtgtggctgctctaacctgttaacatcggcgccgaaataaaaaacaagttcCACAATTATGAGAGAACAGACCTGAGCTTTAGAAGGGTTTGATGGATCGGTGAATATTGTTGAGCCACTTGTGTCCGTTGGCGTGCTCTGTGATGATGATTGACGGGACGCCCTAGGGGAATACAATGAGAGATATGAGTACAGCTTTCTCAGTATTTAACAACATGTTCTGCTCTCCTACTAATGACAATAAGTGCCTTACAGGGTAGTTGATGGCGATGGTCCACCACCCTCGGACACTGTTGATCTGACGGACACCTAAAATGCACAGAAAAGGTGTTTGGCATTACATCATCACAGGAAAAAAAGGCAATTGCCTGGaacaaaaatttaaaatgtgcaatccctcaaatgaaaaaaataaaatgtctttcttGAATGTTTTACGGAAagggatttcaaaataaaagcccgtAGATTGGGGTGAATATCGACTGTGAGCAGTACATTTAGAGGCCGACTAAAAGCATCAGAAAAAATCTGCTATTAAACTTCTACTTTTCTACCAAACTAACCTAagctgccagtttattaggtgcACCGAACTATAgatgttgtattagactgcattcaTTTTAGTTAGGTGCACATagtaaactggcaactgagtgtatatTTGATGATTTAAAGAAGTACAAAATATGAACTACCTTGCTGTCCCAGTCCGTCTGTTCTTGGAGAGCAGACCAGGCCAGCCGAGCTGCGTTTTGTTTGGCTTCCTTGGCACTACTACCCTCACCCACAGGGTAGTCCTTCTTGTCGATTATTAATTTGTAGAAAaatctgtgttgtgttttggaAAGGAGGAAATTAATTAGACcattttaaaactgaaaatCAATCAAGAGTTTGCATAAGAGTGTTTGTAGTGTCtattcaggttcatacttactGAAGGTTATGAGATGGACCGCATCTCCTCTCTTCAACGAATGTATGGCAGCGGTTTGTTTTCTGACAGTAGTTGTTAACAATTCCGATGAAGTTTGTCTCTGTAAAACTCTCCTTAAAGTTGACACTGAGACGTCTTGTCTCATTACTGTAATAAACAAGTAACACTCAACACTcatgaagacatgaaaattAAACAATGCACTGACATTGTGATTTACTCACCAGATATCAGACACATTTTGATTCTGTTCCTCCTGTTGTTGAGCTGCGGCAGTCTTGAAAATAtaaaagtacaattttgagatgGTTCACACAGTATGTGACAATACGTTTCTAGGACTTTCATTAAGCCAGGAGAAACTAGTGTGTATTATTACTACTTACCTCTGTAGTTTTACTGCCACATATCTCTTGATATACAAGCTTGGCTGCCTCCTCCTTAGCTTCCTTCTTTGTTTTCCCAGTGGCAGCTGGATACTCCTTATCACCAACCACAAAGCTACAGCATCTAATATCataaaaacttttatttaatgcatttaaatCATGACAAAATAGTTAAGAATGTGGGTGCGGTTAGGAGGCTTACGGAATAGCATATGGTCCCGGTTGTGTTGACTCCACAGCCCTTATAATCAACCTGTTCTTATGACCATATTCATTGAGCCAACATGTATAGTTGGCTTGAGTGATACTTGTCTGATGAACTGGTGCAGTCGGAGCTTCTGCTGTATTTCCCGTCTGTcaagataataacaaatatacaTCAAGAATACAAGTGACCTGAATTGAATCTTCTACTTTTACACCTAAAATTCAACACGCTCTAGTTAAGCAAAGAGGAAGTCTTACTGTGTCAACTGAGTCCTTTTGTTTGCTCCCGAGCAAGTCTCTCAGGGCATTTTTAGCCGCGTTTTGCTTGGCTTCCTTCTTGTTCTTCCCCACACCATTAGGATAGAATTTACCATTTAGGACTACCCTCTGGGTGAATCTGTAGAGGAATTGTCACATCTCTGTTATATAGGCAATGATGTTAGTGGTGTTGGTTGGTGAATCTGAACACTTCCATATTCAGCCTCTCGGAGGTAAGGTAATCATCCGTGTTACTACTGTGGGACTCCACCTGGATATTCAGGCACTAAAGTCATTTATAGGCTGAAATTATAACATTGCTCAATATAAAACAGGTGGTCCCTTtcattgattgaaaaaaaagtttgggctGAAAGATTCCGAATTTTTATCTGTAAATAAATTCTATTATGAAGTAATTTCTTTCTAGAGGCATAGACACAGgaaacgagagagagaggacaaactAAAGGGAGCTGTTGGCAGGAGAGGTAGTGTGGGGAGATGGCTGTAACTTCTACAAAAATGGCCGAAACATCACGTTTCAACTTTCAACCTTTTACCGATAACAAACTGTGCATCATTACATTGATGAACACACAGCATTGCACTGGTTTTATCTCTCTTGTGCAATCACATTTTTCTCTCAGGCTACttccttgtttttcttcctcgCTCATTCCAAACTACTCAGTGACACTTGTAACTCTGGCCTACACATTACTGTCACCTTGAGATCTCTATTCATCACTGCACACAATCTTTAATTCCTAATACCACAATATAATGATTCcacattttacaatatttaaCTTTTATAACTGTATGTTTTAACTATATGAATTACTGTATCCATGAACTAAAGATACAACAGGTAGTCTCAACAATGTATAGGTTGTTGTGTCCTTCTACCTCTGACAGCAACTTCCAATCTAAATTACAATGGGAACGTGACCTGGGTATACCCATAACTACAACACAATGACATGTAGcacttaaaaatattttttaaaacatcaaaTTGTGTCGGATACAATATTTTGATATAATACACAGAACCTACATTACTTATCCTTACCCTGCACATTGAAGAAAATTGATCATATATTATCCAAATTGTGTTGGCATGGTTGATAAATCTGCAGTAGGCAgactatttttggcatcattaaatccataataacctttcagcattatgtaattaaagtgttctgcgagataactagacttctgtacctcctcatggctctgttttcaggctttaaaaaatctagcctgtgacgggagactttggccaatcacaggtcatttcagagagagagcgttcctattggctgtgcattcaacggaggcagctgtacagtaaatcactcgcaaactcccaAAACTGTACATAGTATTATAGCATTGGCCTGAACTGGAAACAACGTAAATCAACAGTTTCAGCTTGGAGAGCTGGCGTAAGGACTTTATGGACTTGCTATCAATTTAACAGGCTGCTCTATATCTCCAAGATGATGATAGGCCTGATGGACCCTGGACCTTTACTAGATCCTGTCTTGAGAAAGCTTgaacattgttgttttgttttgagtaTTATTGCGGtcactgtcatttttttatctaaatATCATTAATAAAAAACTGTGACAGTATATTTATTGTAACACCTTAAAGTAGCAGTGGgaagaattggagcaaatatgattttaaaaaagttatttttataaaacgatcactatatcctgacagtagtgcatgagacaggtaatctaaaaaaatcatgtgcctctgtgtcctccggtgtcctcctaatggcatcttcaagatttcacagaccggaggaaaacaaccaatcagagccgagctggagcctgacgtctctgagcagctatcaatcactcacaaactccgatcaaacagtcaaactaggcagcgctgatcaaatatgaatcaatattctgttactgtaatgcctatttctctcctcaaatgtttttgtagtgtactgtctagctgtcaaatgagaacgtttgtgacccggcagccatgttgaggaaataccaagcaccgcccaccagccggagccaactttctcattttacagctaaacagtacactccTTTAGATTTTCTGAagcctgaaagcagagccatgaggaggtgcagaagtctagttttctctcagaacacttgaattacaatatgctgaaggttattatggattttttgcccaatgatgtcaaaactattctgcctactgcaggtttaagtacaaTTTGGAGGTACCACAACACAATTACCTATTTACttcacaaataaatattttacagaTCACAGGGCATAACTGATCCACTTATAGTAGATAGCAGGTAATGCCAGGCATATCTTATCTAAAGCAATTACAGGagtttatcttaaaaaaaaaaacccacacacacacactggatggCCTTGTACATCTTATGCTCCACCCATTCATCTTTCTCTGAAAAAAGCTTCCCCTTTTGCCAAAAGTAAAAAAGGGTATGAGTAAATATGTGAGCTAACCTTTGTTAAATCCTacaatgtattttttgatacatttattCTGTAATTAGTTGGTtgtctgaaataaaaaataaaaaaaaatagtttcatGGTATTTTAGCAGTTTTCTGATTTACCAGGTGTCCTTAAATGCAGCTATAATGAGTAGCCTCTGATTCATATTTCAGGCTAAATCCATGCCAGCCTATGGAAGAGACGACTACTGTACAGCTACAGTAGAAACTACATTCAACTCACGTTTTAACATGTGCGGGTCCAACAGATCCGAGGTCCTCGTATTGCAGTCTGGAGCCTGTTTTCTGCACGTACTCGTTTAGTCTGGCGACATCGTTTCCAGTTTCCATCTTAAATGACGAGAAGAAGCTCACTGTACTtgtctcttcatcctcctcctcgtctcgaCTGTGCTCTCTGCTCCTACTTCTCCGTATATCTGCTGGGTTTCGATTCAGCTGTAAGTTTCGATTTCTCCGTATGTACGTCATGACGTAACGTGACGTGACCTGAGGtgatctgataaaaaaaaacttgatctGAACAATAGAAACTTGGCACCAGTCTACCTAGTGAAGAATGAGTTATCAATACCTGcagttattgtttttgttatagTTTGTACTGAATAGAGTGAATCTCTCCAGTGGTGTGCACACAATGTATCAGGGTCAGGGCAACCAGGCACCTCTTATGCCACTTTCATACCAATGACCAGGGTGGGACCAGGgtaggttaaagggactgtttgtaacttcttacacgtataaatcacccggatcggtgtcccatgcacgctcacgtgtggctacgctgttcagacaagactccaacacaaactacacggaagcaccaaaaccgcaaagttctatctagtgaagcccgtcttgcaaaacagtgttgaccgcggtcggaggacgcgggggagaccgtagctttggtctccagggccggagtctctgctgtactctgctcctctgctcctctgcctgccttcactcagctcgctccatctCATgagcatgcgcgcacactacacactgcagaagacttcgtagctctgagaatatctagtgaatgtacagtggacgtttgtgcaaaaataaatgctgcagctcctccagaccaacagaggtttaccGTGTCTTGTGaggtgacggggctccgcagtgagaaacgttattgtctctgaccaggtgccggtgtctccctccggctgcggtcgggaggctgaagcaggaaaagccaacactaggatcagcagtgattcatggagagaccttcgtctggtcagctaacattactgccacgcaggtgaaatatagagtgatattgtggttttagctgacgtgtgtcgtctcactgttttgagcgatgctcgttcatatcTATTTAGcgcgagcacaagtgcgagcccgatgctgactttcgttgacttaacggccacaggtgtcgctgttaacaagcatttctgatt carries:
- the LOC119495743 gene encoding uncharacterized protein LOC119495743: MTYIRRNRNLQLNRNPADIRRSRSREHSRDEEEDEETSTVSFFSSFKMETGNDVARLNEYVQKTGSRLQYEDLGSVGPAHVKTFTQRVVLNGKFYPNGVGKNKKEAKQNAAKNALRDLLGSKQKDSVDTTGNTAEAPTAPVHQTSITQANYTCWLNEYGHKNRLIIRAVESTQPGPYAIPCCSFVVGDKEYPAATGKTKKEAKEEAAKLVYQEICGSKTTETAAAQQQEEQNQNVSDICNETRRLSVNFKESFTETNFIGIVNNYCQKTNRCHTFVEERRCGPSHNLQFFYKLIIDKKDYPVGEGSSAKEAKQNAARLAWSALQEQTDWDSKVSVRSTVSEGGGPSPSTTLASRQSSSQSTPTDTSGSTIFTDPSNPSKAQMPLRSTVAEEDAPTSWSTSLESPASSQSMSTGTSGSGIFTDSSNSSKDQHDAKDQNMGNIQNETSVRSRFTSEFDSMECLGSGGFGYVYKARDKLLNRHFAVKIVYSEEKALREVKILSDLSHCNIVRYYTFWMEDSAYKSNESTDGSTGSYGSSQSKDNSSAKYLYIQMELCDTKTLKAWIDEKNAQTLQDSKRREESLSIAQQIVSGVEYIHSKKHIHRDLKPDNILFGLDGEVKIGDFGLVTRDDDDDALVERTENRGTRSYMAPEQREKTYDRKVDIFALGLIYLELLWKVSSGHERAEILKNARRQMLPKDFLQTFPQENQIIKLMLREKSEERPEASKLKVELEKWAQTFNAQNEHHRNATFVMRAVISGTFCPIGVGNTKKQAKQSAAKSALRSLSEKENQTLATYVTKANYVSLLNEYGQKKRVNFRAVQSPRLAPNNATQCCRFVVGDKEYPAATGKTWREAKEEAAKLAYQEICCSKNTEEQKSAMKPRRLFETNVQDSRQSSSEDAVIPEKVTTGNSPSEKTSTQSEMSRFTSGFDCIEPLGRGAFGHVFKAKEELTGKFYAVKIVLCREIKKDLREAIALSDLHPRNIVRYYTCWLENSGYHWDNADDSGSSSHSSIESSMKYLYIQMELCGKTLRVWIDEKNAQNLMKSLRDSKRRDESLTIAQQIVSAVEYIHSKKFIHRDLKPANILFGQDGEWKIGDFGLVTEENDDDDDMNLMERTVYKGTPSYMAPEQSKRNYDRKIYIFPLGLIYFELLHPISTGHERGAVWGDVRAQTFPEGFQRNLPQEYIIIRSMLCEKPEERPEASKLKTDLEEYRLNTQETAVNLKTETYFVDLK